Proteins from a single region of Catenulispora acidiphila DSM 44928:
- a CDS encoding S53 family peptidase, protein MHVRRPRWRRAAGIAAAIAVSATAVPAAQAAAGSAPPTAPVRIGAAPRLPARTVPAATPADSQPLHLRIGLAPRDPAGLAAFVAAVSDPKSRQYRHYLAPGEFGSRFGATPAALAAVGAELRSIGLSPGATDGSGESIAVDTTVGAAKSILHTGFSGYTTADGRHAFANTAAPALPPALASAITGITGLDDLTAPRPQFVSSNLGSQAALTPQAPSPDFAAPGLCPQETSILAGQGKTDGQQYYDPADLNAIYGNRDQYIVGDYGEGVTVALPEFEGFTPAAIAQYQNCVTPQNTNAGTPGGLTTIAVDGGPTTAAPTAANQVGMETALDVETINGTAPGAAVRDYEGPDTAVGALDTYQRIVTDDQAQVIAISWSVCELDAAPATLAAENTIFQQAAAQGQSVLAATGDNGSTACPASSPHAATPAVSDPASQPSVTAVGGTTMSGGGGAGLTTWNTSGGATGGGVSTVWKQDAIGAAYQAGHTGPGYADACGAPAGTTCRQVPDVAAHAGADGLIVEYYATGTAGSWAIVGGTSLATQLWAGITALADSSDDCAATGPIGPLNPALYHAAADGSGSFTDVTTGSNARPASGYTGALYTAGPGYDLTTGLGAPLTDGLVPDLCGYPAPAAGSTYHPVSPARILDTRNGTGAGGRIAQVPAGGTVTLAVTGAHGVPASGVTGTALNLTAVSSLGGYLSVSAHGTARPLSSTVNYGANRPASNFVTVAVPAGGQIDITNHGTAGADVIADLSGYYSATLAGGSTYTAVNPFRILDTRVPNGVPAKAPVAAHGTLALQISGTHGIPATGVTAVALNIQVADDASGGDLIAYADGTTQPLASNDNWAAGQTVSDFALVPVGADGKIDLYNSSPGSANVIADFAGYSTTAATGLKFHPIRAARLLDTRDGTGVNSTAGQPYQIPAGGSFTVNLDPVALLLGGNPHNAVATAPAVALNLTVASPSSGGYITVYPDGQSLPAVVPAAVDFTAGQTTADAAILPVGADGGLTVTNHSGGTIQLVIDLIGYYGTT, encoded by the coding sequence ATGCACGTTCGCCGACCCCGGTGGCGTCGCGCGGCCGGGATCGCCGCCGCGATCGCCGTGTCCGCGACGGCGGTCCCGGCCGCCCAGGCAGCAGCCGGATCGGCGCCGCCGACGGCACCGGTCAGGATCGGCGCCGCGCCCCGTCTGCCGGCCCGCACCGTCCCCGCTGCGACGCCCGCCGACTCCCAGCCGCTGCACCTGCGGATCGGGCTGGCGCCGCGCGATCCGGCCGGACTGGCCGCTTTCGTGGCCGCGGTGAGCGACCCGAAGTCGCGCCAGTATAGGCACTACCTCGCGCCCGGCGAGTTCGGCAGCCGCTTCGGCGCGACACCGGCCGCCCTCGCCGCGGTCGGCGCCGAGCTGCGCTCGATCGGGCTCTCCCCCGGCGCGACCGACGGCAGCGGCGAATCCATCGCCGTGGACACCACCGTCGGCGCCGCGAAATCCATCCTGCACACCGGATTCTCCGGCTACACCACCGCGGACGGCCGCCACGCCTTCGCGAACACCGCCGCCCCGGCGCTGCCGCCGGCCCTCGCTTCGGCGATCACCGGCATCACCGGCCTGGACGATCTGACGGCGCCGCGTCCGCAGTTCGTCAGCTCGAACCTCGGGAGCCAAGCGGCGCTCACCCCGCAGGCGCCCTCACCGGATTTCGCGGCACCCGGGCTGTGTCCTCAGGAAACCAGCATCCTGGCAGGCCAGGGCAAGACCGACGGCCAGCAGTACTACGACCCCGCAGACCTCAACGCCATCTACGGCAACCGCGACCAGTACATCGTCGGCGACTACGGCGAGGGCGTCACCGTCGCGCTGCCGGAGTTCGAGGGCTTCACCCCGGCGGCGATCGCGCAGTACCAGAACTGCGTCACCCCGCAGAACACCAACGCCGGCACGCCCGGCGGGCTGACGACGATCGCCGTGGACGGCGGGCCCACCACGGCGGCGCCGACCGCGGCGAACCAGGTCGGCATGGAGACCGCGCTGGACGTCGAGACGATCAACGGCACCGCGCCCGGCGCGGCCGTCCGGGATTATGAGGGCCCTGATACGGCCGTCGGCGCCCTGGACACCTACCAGCGGATCGTCACCGACGACCAGGCCCAGGTCATCGCGATCAGCTGGAGCGTCTGCGAGCTCGACGCCGCCCCGGCGACCCTCGCCGCCGAGAACACGATCTTCCAGCAGGCCGCCGCCCAGGGACAGTCGGTGCTGGCCGCGACCGGGGACAACGGCTCGACGGCGTGCCCGGCGAGCAGTCCGCACGCCGCCACCCCGGCGGTGTCCGACCCCGCCTCGCAGCCCTCGGTCACCGCGGTCGGCGGCACCACGATGAGCGGTGGCGGCGGCGCCGGGCTGACCACCTGGAACACTTCCGGCGGCGCGACGGGCGGCGGCGTGTCCACCGTGTGGAAGCAGGATGCGATCGGCGCCGCGTATCAGGCCGGCCACACCGGGCCCGGGTACGCCGACGCCTGCGGCGCGCCCGCCGGGACGACCTGCCGCCAGGTCCCCGACGTCGCCGCGCACGCCGGCGCCGACGGGCTGATCGTCGAGTACTACGCGACCGGCACGGCCGGGAGCTGGGCCATCGTCGGCGGCACGAGCCTGGCGACCCAGCTGTGGGCCGGTATCACAGCGCTCGCCGACAGCAGCGACGACTGCGCGGCCACCGGCCCGATCGGCCCGCTGAACCCCGCGCTCTACCACGCCGCGGCCGACGGCTCCGGATCGTTCACCGACGTCACCACCGGCAGCAACGCCAGACCCGCATCCGGCTACACCGGCGCGCTTTACACCGCCGGTCCCGGCTATGACCTCACCACCGGACTCGGCGCCCCGCTGACCGACGGCCTCGTGCCGGACCTGTGCGGCTACCCCGCCCCGGCTGCCGGCAGCACGTATCACCCGGTGAGCCCGGCACGGATCCTGGACACCCGCAACGGCACCGGAGCCGGCGGCAGGATCGCGCAGGTCCCGGCCGGCGGAACCGTCACGCTGGCCGTCACCGGCGCGCACGGCGTGCCGGCGAGCGGGGTCACCGGCACGGCGCTGAACCTCACCGCGGTCAGCAGCTTGGGCGGGTACCTTTCGGTCTCCGCGCACGGCACCGCGCGTCCGCTGTCCTCCACCGTCAACTACGGGGCGAACCGGCCGGCCTCCAACTTCGTCACCGTCGCGGTCCCCGCCGGCGGCCAGATCGACATCACCAACCACGGGACCGCCGGCGCCGACGTCATCGCCGACCTGTCGGGGTACTACTCCGCGACCCTGGCCGGCGGTTCCACCTACACCGCGGTCAACCCGTTCCGGATCCTCGACACGCGCGTGCCGAACGGTGTCCCGGCCAAGGCTCCGGTGGCGGCACACGGGACGCTGGCGTTGCAGATCAGCGGCACGCACGGCATACCGGCGACCGGCGTCACCGCGGTGGCGCTGAACATCCAGGTCGCCGACGACGCCTCGGGCGGCGACCTGATCGCCTACGCCGACGGGACGACGCAGCCGTTGGCCTCGAACGACAACTGGGCCGCGGGTCAGACCGTGTCGGACTTCGCCCTTGTACCGGTCGGCGCCGACGGCAAGATCGACCTCTACAACAGCAGCCCCGGCTCGGCCAACGTCATCGCCGACTTCGCGGGCTACTCCACGACCGCGGCCACCGGACTGAAGTTCCATCCCATCCGGGCGGCCCGGCTGCTCGACACCCGTGACGGCACCGGCGTCAACAGCACCGCCGGGCAGCCCTACCAGATCCCGGCGGGCGGCAGCTTCACCGTGAACCTGGACCCGGTCGCGCTTCTGCTGGGCGGCAATCCGCACAACGCCGTCGCGACCGCTCCGGCCGTCGCCCTGAACCTCACCGTCGCCTCACCGAGCAGCGGCGGCTACATCACGGTCTATCCCGACGGCCAGAGCCTGCCCGCCGTGGTCCCGGCCGCCGTCGACTTCACCGCCGGCCAGACCACCGCCGACGCCGCGATACTCCCGGTCGGCGCCGACGGCGGACTGACTGTCACCAACCACAGCGGCGGAACGATCCAATTGGTCATCGATCTCATCGGCTACTACGGCACGACCTGA
- a CDS encoding AfsR/SARP family transcriptional regulator — MRFGLLGPLDVRVEDDMPVSVAAPMQRAVLAALLLHQGRPLTLDSLIDVLWDGRAPASSRMTAVNYVARLRRSVGPDVAARLQTSPAGYLVRLAGDAELDSLEASGLERRALDRSRVGDWSAVATAAGRALALWRGEPLQDLPATRLQRDHLPALAALRLRLRELAADAAVHLGEYEQAAADLTELLRDHSLNERLYELLVVALYGSGRRADALEAFQQARRTLSAELGVDPTPRLQALQQGILAGASHGTVLNLLAADGRSAGTSPARAVTSISGAQAVVPRQLPAATRYFSGRAQSLAALTALADEVVSDEAAHDAATLDAADRDGAAIAVIAGMAGIGKTTLAVQWAHRAASRFSDGQLYINLRGFDPGGAPVAPDHAIRVFLEAFGIPPARIPTTAQARAGLYRSLVADRRVLILLDNARDVEQVRPLLPGTPACLVLVTSRNRLTGLVTAEGAHWIPLDLPDPPQARELLARRLGSDVVAEQPEAIAELVELTARLPLALSVAGARLAMNPLLPVSAFLASLRTTRSRLTVLNGGDITTDLRAVFSWSYQQLAPAAARMFRLVSLYPGPDVSLAAAASLAGLEAAEARAALAELTAANLITEPAPDRFACHDLLRAYAAELADAPAERELRSAAFARMLDHYLHSAYRASMVLASHRDPVEVGDPQPGVAVEDFPDKAAATAWFTAEHLALPAVIARAADTGFDVHAWQTAWAGYVFFNVHRYWNDMLETLVIGLDAAERLGDEYAQGLVLRPLGGVSDKLGREDEAQAYLGRAHVLLVKLDEPLGHAHVHLSMGQSAYRRGRYAEALEHSEKCLNHVTRAGSGLGQATALGSLVSCHVALGDLDAARAAGERSLALYREFGSPISAGNTFLSLADIEVAGGDYPRAAELCRRAAEVFAGHGARHYVAKALTQLGDVLDKDGDQGSALSAWREALEAVDQLDSSDADGIRGGLRDRLRERGQVVP, encoded by the coding sequence ATGCGTTTCGGGCTTTTGGGTCCGCTCGACGTGCGCGTCGAGGATGACATGCCGGTCAGTGTGGCCGCTCCTATGCAGCGGGCCGTATTGGCGGCGCTGCTGTTGCATCAGGGGCGGCCGCTGACGCTGGACAGCTTGATCGACGTTCTGTGGGACGGTCGGGCGCCGGCGAGTTCGCGGATGACCGCGGTCAACTATGTCGCTCGGTTGCGGCGGTCGGTGGGTCCGGATGTGGCCGCGCGATTACAGACCAGTCCTGCCGGCTATCTGGTGAGGCTCGCGGGTGACGCCGAGCTGGACAGTCTGGAGGCTTCCGGGCTGGAGCGGCGGGCTCTGGACCGGTCGCGGGTCGGGGACTGGTCCGCGGTCGCGACGGCGGCGGGGCGGGCCCTGGCTCTGTGGCGCGGTGAGCCGTTGCAGGATCTGCCCGCGACCCGGCTGCAGCGCGACCATCTTCCGGCACTGGCCGCACTCCGGCTGCGGCTGCGGGAACTCGCTGCCGATGCCGCGGTGCACCTCGGCGAGTACGAGCAAGCCGCCGCTGATCTCACCGAGTTGCTGCGCGACCATTCGCTGAACGAGCGCCTGTATGAGCTTCTCGTGGTCGCGCTCTACGGCTCGGGGCGACGCGCCGATGCGCTGGAGGCGTTTCAGCAGGCGCGCCGGACGCTGAGCGCGGAGCTGGGGGTCGATCCGACGCCGCGGCTTCAGGCGCTGCAGCAAGGGATTCTGGCCGGTGCGAGCCACGGCACGGTGCTGAATCTGTTGGCCGCCGACGGGCGGTCCGCGGGCACGAGTCCGGCGCGCGCCGTCACCTCGATCAGTGGTGCGCAGGCGGTGGTGCCCCGGCAGCTGCCCGCCGCGACCCGGTATTTCAGCGGGCGGGCGCAGAGTCTGGCGGCGTTGACGGCGCTGGCCGACGAGGTCGTCTCCGACGAGGCTGCCCACGACGCCGCCACCTTGGACGCCGCCGACCGCGACGGCGCGGCCATCGCCGTCATCGCGGGCATGGCCGGCATCGGCAAAACGACGCTGGCCGTCCAGTGGGCCCACCGAGCCGCCTCCCGCTTCTCGGACGGTCAGCTCTACATCAACCTGCGCGGCTTCGATCCCGGCGGCGCCCCGGTCGCCCCCGACCACGCGATTCGCGTGTTCCTGGAGGCGTTCGGCATACCGCCGGCGCGGATTCCGACCACCGCGCAGGCGCGGGCCGGGCTCTACCGGAGCCTGGTCGCCGATCGCAGGGTCCTGATTCTTCTCGACAACGCGCGCGACGTCGAGCAGGTCCGTCCCCTGCTGCCGGGCACCCCGGCGTGCCTGGTGCTGGTGACCAGTCGCAACCGGCTCACCGGGCTGGTGACGGCCGAGGGCGCGCACTGGATCCCGCTCGACCTGCCGGACCCGCCGCAGGCGCGGGAGCTGCTGGCGCGGCGGCTGGGCTCTGATGTGGTCGCCGAGCAGCCGGAGGCGATCGCCGAACTGGTCGAGCTCACCGCCCGGCTTCCGCTGGCGCTGAGCGTGGCCGGGGCGCGGCTGGCGATGAACCCGCTGCTGCCGGTCTCGGCATTCCTGGCCAGCCTGCGCACCACGCGGAGCCGGCTCACCGTGCTGAACGGCGGGGATATCACCACCGATCTGCGGGCCGTGTTCTCGTGGTCCTACCAGCAGCTGGCACCGGCCGCGGCGCGGATGTTCCGGCTGGTGAGCCTGTACCCCGGTCCGGACGTCTCCCTGGCGGCGGCCGCGAGCCTGGCCGGCCTGGAAGCCGCGGAGGCCAGGGCGGCGTTGGCGGAGCTGACCGCCGCGAACCTGATCACCGAGCCCGCGCCGGACCGGTTCGCCTGTCACGACCTGCTGCGCGCCTACGCCGCCGAACTCGCCGACGCCCCGGCGGAGCGGGAGCTGCGATCGGCGGCGTTCGCGCGGATGCTCGACCACTACCTGCACTCCGCCTATCGGGCGTCGATGGTCCTGGCGTCGCATCGGGACCCGGTCGAGGTCGGTGATCCGCAGCCTGGCGTGGCGGTGGAGGATTTCCCCGACAAGGCTGCGGCCACGGCGTGGTTCACCGCCGAGCACCTGGCGCTCCCCGCCGTCATCGCTCGGGCGGCCGATACCGGCTTCGACGTCCACGCCTGGCAGACCGCGTGGGCCGGCTACGTGTTCTTCAACGTGCACCGGTATTGGAACGACATGCTGGAGACGCTGGTGATCGGTCTGGACGCCGCCGAGCGGCTGGGCGACGAATACGCCCAAGGACTCGTGCTGCGTCCGCTCGGCGGAGTGTCCGACAAGCTCGGCCGGGAGGACGAAGCGCAAGCCTACCTGGGGCGGGCTCACGTCCTGCTGGTCAAACTGGACGAGCCCTTGGGCCATGCGCACGTCCACTTGAGCATGGGCCAATCCGCCTATCGGCGCGGCCGCTACGCGGAGGCTCTCGAGCACAGCGAGAAGTGCTTGAACCACGTCACCCGCGCCGGATCCGGACTGGGCCAGGCGACCGCGCTCGGGTCGCTGGTCTCCTGCCACGTCGCCCTCGGCGACCTCGACGCGGCCCGCGCCGCCGGCGAGCGCTCGCTGGCCCTGTACCGGGAGTTCGGCTCGCCGATCAGCGCCGGCAACACCTTTCTCAGCCTGGCGGACATCGAGGTCGCCGGCGGCGACTACCCGCGGGCCGCCGAGCTCTGCCGCCGGGCCGCCGAGGTCTTCGCCGGGCACGGCGCGCGCCACTACGTCGCCAAAGCCCTGACTCAGCTCGGCGACGTCTTGGACAAGGACGGCGACCAGGGCTCCGCGCTGTCGGCGTGGCGCGAAGCCCTGGAGGCGGTCGACCAGCTGGACAGCTCCGACGCGGACGGCATCCGGGGCGGGCTGCGTGACCGGCTGCGCGAACGCGGTCAGGTCGTGCCGTAG
- a CDS encoding LysR family transcriptional regulator yields MAVEPLDLRLVWALLAVAEEQSITRAAARLYVSQQTLSAQIQRLERVLGVELLSRSPRGVTLTAAGRELVAYGSGLSTELDELVVRLRAVAAAEEGTMLPA; encoded by the coding sequence GTGGCGGTGGAACCTCTCGATTTGCGGTTGGTGTGGGCGCTTCTTGCGGTGGCGGAGGAGCAGAGTATTACGCGGGCGGCGGCTCGGTTGTATGTGTCGCAGCAGACGCTTTCGGCGCAGATTCAGCGGTTGGAGAGGGTGCTGGGGGTCGAGCTGTTGTCGCGGAGTCCGCGGGGGGTCACGTTGACGGCGGCTGGGCGTGAGCTGGTGGCTTACGGCTCGGGGTTGTCGACGGAGTTGGATGAGTTGGTGGTGCGGTTGCGTGCGGTTGCGGCTGCTGAGGAGGGGACGATGCTGCCGGCGTGA
- a CDS encoding cell wall-binding repeat-containing protein: MSKRRSRITALGVSAAVVATGLTQPQLAKADDTTVSVDNARTGWDRSEPGLSPADVSDPTFGQIFSTTVDGQVFAQPVVAGGMLVVATENNKVYGLNPQSGAIEWTRGDLGPAWPSSSIDPPTGCGDLGPTIGVTATPVFDAASNTVYFTSKTYAGNDPTAASWLMHAIDPGTGVERSGWPVKIQGSPSNDPSTPFDAFHEMQRPGLLLMDGVVYAAFGAHCDFTPWHGYVVGVDAASGQQTAMWTSETNDAGSGAGIWQSGGGLMSDGDGRIILATGNGISPKAGPGTSPSGHLAESVVRLQVGSDRSLSAVDFFSPSDNATLDLNDTDFGSGGPTALPDSFGTAKVPHVLFQEGKDGRIFLLNRDNLGGMGQGPGGKDNAVQTIGPLPGGLWGHPAVWGGDGGYVYQVGNQQPLVALQAGATAAGMPTLTQAGTSTDSFGFTSGSPIVTSTGANSGSAVVWVVDCPSGSWGSGVTGENATLNAYSAIPDSHGTLDKLFSAPIGRAAKYSVVATDSNRVYVGTRETDLVGKVIGFGKPAKTPLTTAPVAFGPVQVGASVKKQVTLTATQQVTVTGATMNDSPYAVDPKQLATPVTLNTGDQLTLTVTFAPTAVGAANGIMTVATSAGSVGVSLNGSGLTNGLGASPSPVQFQEDQPTGTQQTMAIRIWNTGSVDETIQSVTLPSAPFTVQGLSQGTTIAVGQSVSASITYAPTAAGPAADHLTVVSTSGTLNVPLTGAAVSGFGHLQISPSSLNFGNVTVGSTAKVGFDITNTGTAPLTISKAKAPTGVFTTALPISEGQVLGPTQSIHVDMAFTPTAAGPQQAQYEVTPADGQGAMFVQMSGSGVAPGSPTGNPGGNPPPPVATGNPTVTRLSGDNRYLTGVAVSQSRWANAGGDSSGRATAHVVVLARGDQFADALAGVPLAAKEKGPLLLTDPNSLTPESLAEIKRVLGTSGGQINVLGGTKAISPAIVSQLTHLGYSVTRFAGPDRDHTALDIAEHGLGSPQHVVLATGLDYADALAAGPFATGPAATAAGPAAVILTDGKTLAPDVRAFIASRVAQSSQGATGAWAIGGQAVTAAAGLPGYVRPLAGSTRYDTDVKVVQAAMAAGGVQQIGVATGGGFADALTGGALTAATGGELVLVPSTLPAETANLLSALRPQLTAVELFGGTAVISPALAGQVTSAVNGRAR; this comes from the coding sequence GTGTCGAAGCGCCGATCCCGAATAACCGCGCTGGGTGTTTCCGCCGCCGTCGTCGCGACGGGTCTCACTCAGCCGCAGTTGGCCAAGGCCGATGACACCACGGTGTCCGTCGACAATGCTCGGACCGGGTGGGATCGGAGCGAGCCCGGGCTCAGTCCGGCCGATGTCTCGGATCCCACCTTCGGGCAGATCTTCTCCACCACGGTCGACGGGCAGGTCTTCGCCCAGCCCGTGGTGGCCGGCGGGATGCTCGTCGTCGCCACGGAGAACAACAAGGTCTATGGGCTCAATCCGCAGTCCGGGGCGATCGAGTGGACGCGGGGCGACCTGGGGCCGGCGTGGCCGTCCTCGTCGATCGATCCGCCGACCGGGTGCGGTGATCTGGGTCCCACGATCGGCGTCACGGCCACGCCGGTCTTCGACGCGGCCAGCAACACGGTCTACTTCACGTCGAAGACCTACGCCGGCAACGATCCGACCGCGGCAAGTTGGCTGATGCACGCGATCGACCCGGGCACCGGCGTCGAGCGCTCGGGGTGGCCGGTCAAGATCCAGGGCTCGCCGAGCAACGACCCCTCGACGCCGTTCGACGCCTTCCACGAGATGCAGCGCCCCGGCCTGCTGCTCATGGACGGCGTGGTCTACGCCGCGTTCGGCGCGCACTGCGACTTCACGCCGTGGCACGGCTACGTCGTCGGCGTCGACGCCGCCTCCGGGCAGCAGACCGCGATGTGGACCTCGGAAACCAACGACGCCGGCAGCGGCGCCGGCATCTGGCAGTCCGGCGGCGGTCTGATGTCCGACGGCGACGGACGCATCATCCTGGCCACCGGCAACGGCATCAGCCCGAAGGCAGGGCCCGGCACCAGTCCCAGCGGCCACCTCGCCGAATCAGTGGTGCGCCTCCAGGTGGGCTCGGACCGGTCGCTGTCGGCAGTGGACTTCTTCAGCCCGTCCGACAACGCGACGCTGGACCTGAACGACACCGACTTCGGCTCCGGCGGGCCGACCGCGCTTCCGGACAGCTTCGGCACCGCCAAGGTGCCGCACGTGCTCTTCCAGGAGGGCAAGGACGGCCGGATCTTCCTGCTCAACCGCGACAACCTCGGCGGGATGGGGCAGGGACCCGGCGGCAAGGACAACGCCGTGCAGACCATCGGCCCGCTCCCCGGCGGCCTGTGGGGACACCCGGCGGTGTGGGGCGGCGACGGCGGCTACGTCTACCAGGTCGGCAACCAGCAACCACTGGTCGCGCTGCAGGCCGGGGCGACTGCGGCCGGCATGCCCACCCTGACCCAGGCCGGAACCAGTACCGACTCCTTCGGCTTCACCAGCGGATCGCCGATCGTCACCTCCACCGGCGCGAACTCCGGCAGCGCCGTCGTCTGGGTGGTGGACTGCCCGAGCGGATCCTGGGGCAGCGGCGTGACCGGCGAGAACGCGACGCTGAACGCGTACTCCGCGATCCCGGACTCCCACGGCACCCTCGACAAGCTGTTCTCCGCGCCGATCGGCCGGGCGGCCAAGTACTCGGTCGTGGCCACCGACTCCAACCGCGTCTACGTCGGCACCCGCGAGACCGACCTGGTGGGCAAGGTCATCGGCTTCGGCAAGCCCGCGAAGACACCTTTGACCACGGCTCCGGTGGCGTTCGGACCGGTCCAGGTCGGCGCCAGCGTCAAGAAGCAGGTGACGCTGACCGCCACACAGCAGGTCACGGTCACCGGCGCCACGATGAACGACTCGCCGTACGCCGTCGACCCCAAGCAGCTGGCCACGCCGGTGACGCTGAACACCGGCGACCAGCTGACGCTCACCGTCACCTTCGCCCCGACCGCGGTCGGCGCGGCGAACGGGATCATGACGGTCGCGACCAGCGCCGGCAGCGTCGGGGTGTCCCTGAACGGCAGCGGCCTGACGAACGGCCTCGGCGCGTCGCCGAGCCCGGTCCAGTTCCAGGAGGACCAGCCGACCGGCACACAGCAGACGATGGCGATCCGGATCTGGAACACGGGCTCGGTCGATGAGACCATCCAGAGCGTCACCCTGCCGAGCGCGCCGTTCACCGTCCAAGGACTGTCGCAGGGCACGACCATCGCCGTCGGCCAGTCGGTCTCGGCGTCGATCACCTACGCCCCGACCGCGGCCGGCCCGGCCGCCGACCACCTGACCGTCGTGTCGACCAGCGGCACCCTGAACGTCCCGCTCACCGGCGCCGCGGTATCAGGCTTCGGACACCTGCAGATCTCGCCGTCCTCCTTGAACTTCGGCAACGTCACCGTCGGCTCCACCGCGAAGGTGGGCTTCGACATCACGAACACCGGAACGGCTCCGCTGACGATCTCGAAGGCGAAGGCGCCGACCGGCGTGTTCACCACCGCCCTGCCGATCTCGGAGGGCCAGGTCCTCGGACCGACTCAGAGCATCCACGTCGACATGGCCTTCACCCCGACCGCGGCCGGTCCGCAACAGGCCCAGTACGAGGTCACCCCGGCCGACGGCCAAGGGGCGATGTTCGTCCAGATGAGCGGCAGCGGAGTCGCCCCGGGCAGCCCCACGGGCAACCCCGGCGGCAATCCCCCTCCCCCGGTCGCCACGGGAAACCCGACCGTCACCCGGCTGTCCGGCGACAACCGCTACCTCACCGGCGTCGCCGTGTCGCAGTCGCGATGGGCCAACGCCGGCGGTGACTCCTCCGGCCGCGCGACCGCGCACGTCGTCGTGCTCGCCCGCGGCGACCAGTTCGCCGACGCCCTGGCCGGCGTGCCGCTGGCCGCCAAGGAGAAGGGCCCGCTGCTTCTCACGGACCCCAACTCGCTGACGCCCGAGTCCCTGGCCGAGATCAAGCGAGTCCTCGGGACCAGCGGCGGGCAGATCAACGTTCTCGGCGGCACCAAGGCGATCTCCCCCGCCATCGTCAGCCAGCTGACTCACCTGGGGTACAGCGTCACCCGCTTCGCCGGTCCCGACCGCGACCACACCGCCTTGGACATCGCCGAGCACGGCCTCGGCAGCCCGCAGCACGTGGTCCTGGCCACCGGGCTGGACTACGCCGACGCGCTCGCCGCCGGCCCGTTCGCCACCGGACCCGCGGCGACCGCGGCCGGACCGGCGGCGGTGATCCTCACCGACGGCAAGACCCTGGCGCCGGACGTGCGGGCGTTCATCGCCAGCCGCGTCGCGCAGTCGTCCCAGGGCGCGACCGGAGCGTGGGCGATCGGCGGCCAGGCCGTGACGGCGGCGGCGGGTCTGCCCGGCTATGTCAGGCCTCTGGCAGGCAGCACCCGCTACGACACCGACGTCAAGGTGGTGCAGGCCGCCATGGCCGCCGGCGGCGTCCAGCAGATCGGTGTGGCGACCGGCGGCGGCTTCGCCGACGCCCTGACCGGCGGCGCGCTGACCGCGGCCACCGGCGGCGAGCTGGTGCTGGTGCCCTCGACGCTGCCCGCGGAGACGGCGAACCTGCTCAGTGCGCTGCGACCGCAGCTGACGGCGGTGGAACTGTTCGGCGGGACCGCCGTCATCAGTCCGGCGCTGGCCGGCCAGGTGACCTCGGCGGTGAACGGCCGGGCTCGCTAG
- a CDS encoding SDR family NAD(P)-dependent oxidoreductase translates to MSRGVALVTGASSGIGAVTAAALARRGYRVVVHGRDERATAGVAMAVNGVPVCADLAHAGEAERLATRALEVGDGRIEVLVNNAGFGWHGDFRTMPKGTADRLLAVNLAAPIALTRALLPAMREHNAGRVVFVSSIAGRLGVGGEAVYAASKAGLDCFADSLRGELRETGIRIGVVVAGVIATPFFDRRGTPYARRWPKPIPTEAAAEAVMRCVERGTAEVYVPRWLRVPVVVQGVAPGVYRWLEGRFGGEGGTR, encoded by the coding sequence ATGAGCCGGGGCGTCGCCCTGGTGACCGGCGCCTCGTCGGGCATCGGGGCGGTGACCGCCGCCGCGCTGGCCCGCCGCGGCTACCGCGTCGTGGTCCACGGCCGCGACGAACGTGCCACCGCCGGCGTCGCGATGGCCGTGAACGGCGTCCCCGTCTGCGCCGACCTTGCGCACGCCGGCGAAGCCGAACGCCTCGCCACCCGTGCCCTGGAAGTCGGCGACGGCCGCATCGAGGTCCTGGTGAACAACGCGGGCTTCGGCTGGCACGGCGACTTCCGCACGATGCCCAAAGGCACCGCCGACCGCCTCCTCGCCGTGAACCTCGCCGCCCCGATCGCCCTGACCCGCGCACTGCTCCCGGCGATGCGCGAGCACAACGCGGGCCGCGTGGTGTTCGTCAGCTCCATCGCCGGCCGCCTCGGCGTCGGCGGCGAAGCGGTGTACGCGGCGAGCAAAGCAGGCCTCGACTGCTTCGCGGACAGCCTGCGCGGCGAACTGCGCGAGACCGGAATACGAATCGGCGTGGTGGTGGCAGGCGTGATCGCGACACCCTTCTTCGACCGCCGCGGCACCCCCTACGCCCGCCGCTGGCCGAAACCGATCCCGACGGAGGCCGCCGCCGAGGCGGTGATGCGGTGCGTGGAGCGGGGCACGGCGGAGGTGTACGTGCCCCGCTGGTTGCGCGTGCCGGTGGTGGTGCAGGGGGTGGCGCCGGGGGTTTATCGGTGGTTGGAGGGGCGGTTCGGGGGCGAGGGCGGGACTAGGTGA